CGACAGACCCGCCATAAACGCTCCCATGCAATCCTCGCAGATTCCGCCGCATGCAATAAGCCTTGCTCCCGGATTTGAAACAGCATTGTAGAAACTCTGCGGAAATCCCTTTGCCAGATTTGAGATACTCGTAGAACCGAGGAGGTCCGCGGCCCCGCCGAAGATTGCTCCTTTCGATTTCTTATTGAGGTAATTGAGAGTATCGCCCAGCGCAGCTCTCAGCGTACTCTCGCTTCCGGGCTTGAGAACGAGCTCATCAGGCGTCACTTCCGGTTTGACGTCTGCAGCATAGATCGCCGAGATGTCAGGCAGGTCAGGACGCAGCTTTCTCTTTTTCTTGTCCAACCTTTCCTTTGATTCGGCAAGCATCGCCCCGAGTGTTTGAGTAAGCTGCTTGTTTTGCTCAAACACTTTCCTTACGACCATTAAGGTGTCAAAGAAATTCTGCTCAAGATTGTCAGGACTCGCCTCACCCTGAAGACGCGGAAATGTGACGCCAAACGTGTCTTCGAACTCCTGTACGGAAGTATAATATTCTGGCGAACAGCACTTGTGACCAGCCCCATGAGATGCTTTGCCTTCGATTCCGTACTTCCACCCCTTGACAGTCCTGTACACTATTGCCGTAGGCTGCCCATTGTCCAGGGACGCGGCATACTTCTGAGCTGCAAAAACCTGCTTCAGATCTTTTCCATCCGGGACATGAACAACGTTCCAGTCATGGACGTAGAAGAATTCCATCGGATTCCACTGCACATACTCGCCGGGCTTGTCCCCATCCCTGCAAACCTGATTTGAATCTATCGAGGCCTGATTCCAGTCAAGATGAACGACTGTGTTCCAGAGCTGTGCCGTCGCCGCGGTTGCGAGAGCTTCGGAGACTCTACCGGGAGTCATTCCGCCTTCGCCTTCTATCACATGCACAAATGGCACGGCGTCTCTATAGGTTTCAATACATCCCAGAGCCAATCCAAACGAAGCAGGTATGCCTACGCCTGACGCACCGGTTGCGATTTTGATGAACGGCGTGGCTGGAGTCGGATGCCCGTCCAACGGCTTTGCGTGATACTTCTTGAAGAGCGGCGTCTTCGTTGTAGGATTTCGCCTGAAGCCGAGCAGATCCTCAAGTCTGAGCTGTCTCTTTTCATCAGCCAGAAGCTCCGGCCTGGCAATTCTTGCGATTTCGTTTCTGAGCGCCCACATCGCATAGAGCCCCATGGCTTTGTGCCCGGCGGCATAAGAAATGATGTCGGCATCTTCCCTTTCGGGATTCGAGAAATCGTAGTCCATGGTGGAGAAAAGAAGCATCTCGACCATCCTGCCCGAAGAAATGCTCCCGCCTGGATGGCCCGACGTTGGGACGAAGTTGTAAAGAATGCCGCACACTGTGCGGTAAATGAGATCATACTTCTCAAGGCAGTCAATCAGCTCTTTCTTGGGCTCGTACTGAGAGTCTTGCAGCAGGTCTTCGACCTCCACGTACCGGCTTCTTTTCTCAGTATAAGGAACCCTCGCGGTCAGACCACTTAGTTGAGCCATGAAACCCCCCTCCACTTGTTTGGGACGCACCTGTCCCAGCCGTGACGAATCTATTGCCCCTGCAATTGGTATTAGAAAGTAAGAGCAAGAATAGGTTTTCTTTTTGCGTACACTAACTTCCCTATTCCGTATCCGACTGCAGATCCCACAATGACATCGCTGGGGTAGTGCCTTCCGAGATAGACTCTTGAGAATGCTACTGCCCCTGCCACCACGTAAGCAGGAATTTTCAGCCGGGGATACTCCGATGCTATCACCGATGAGACAGCAAATACTGCAGCAGCATGACCCGATGGAAAAGAGGAATTGGCTCTCGATGTCTTCTCGTAAGGCCTTTCTCTCCCCACGGCGTACTTGAGCCCGCTCACAACGGGGCCTGTCAAAGCCAGCGAAGTGAAGCCAAGCTTTCCTGTTTCTTTTTCCTTTTCGCTACCATATGTGCTCAATATGAGGCACAGTCCCAGGCCCACTTCAGCCTGTCCAAGGACAGTCGTCTTCTCCATGATCTGTGTTAGATGCCGGCTCTCCCATCCCGTGTGTATCCTTTCGAGAAGGCGTGTGTCGAGACTTTCGCCGCTTGCCAGAACGGGTAGGAAGATGAGGAGAGCAACTGCCTTCATCAAAGCCATCTCTTCCTTCTGAAGAGACCGAGCATGAATGCACTGAGAACAACCATCGCGCCGACAAGTATGAAGAAACCCACTCGAACCTTAAGCCCCGGAATGTATTCGAAGTTCATCCCGTAGATTCCGGTAATAAGAGTGAGCGGCATCATTATTGTCGCGATGACGGTCAGGACTTTCATGACTTCATTCAATTTGTTTGACGCTATCGACAGGTAGGCCTCGAGCATCCCGGTTACTGCGTCCCTGTAAGAATCGGTCAATTGATAAATCATGAAGAGGTGGTCCTGAATATCTCTGAAGAGAAGAATGCATTCGCTGCAGATCAGCGGGAATTCTCCTCCGGCGACTTTCCTCAAGACTTCCCTCTGCGGCTCGACGATTCGTTTCAGAAACATAATATCCTTTTTCAGAATGAATATCTTGCTGAGAATGTCCTGAGTTGGATTCTCAAAAAGCCCTTTCTCGATGGCATCAATCTTGTCATCCAATGCCTCAAGCGTGGGCATATAATCATCTGCCAGCGTATCAAGTATCCGGTAGAGAATGAATTCGCAATCTTTCTGCATGAAAAAGGCATTCTCGCAGCACTTGTCAAAGTTTGATGATACGCTTCTCGAAAACTTGTAATGAAACGTGACGAGGTAGTTCTTTCCAAGAAAAATGTCCAGCTCCTGCGTGTCGAACCTGTCCTTCGGCGCATAGAAATCAACACCGTGTATTACGAGATAAAGATACTCACCGTAGTCATCAATTTTGGGATGATTGAGATTACCAATGCAGTCTTCAACAGCAAGGTGGTGAAACTTGAAGACAGTTGAAAGGATTTGCGCTTCTTCTTCAGATGGTTTCTCAAGGTCAACCCAGATTCTGACATCATCTCTGGAAAGAAGTGAAGGGAGTTCCTCGAGCGCTCCCTGTCTGACAGATCGCTTCTCCAATTCGTAGACCAGGACTCTTGTCATAAAAGTGCTCCTTTGAGGCCGATATTAAGAGGAAAGCGGGGTGTTGTAAAGTATTTCCTTATGCGACCAGGCGTTGGCGAAGGCAGGAGGGAAAGGACACCTCCAATCCACCGCAGAATGCTGATTCGGAGACGTCAGTAGTTCGTCGTTCTGTCGATCAGTCCGTACCTTCTGGCGATGCGCTCGCAAACCGCATAGAACCAGAGGGCGAAGAAGAACAGACAAACAGTTGTGACGAGAAGAATGAGGAGGATTCTTCCATCCGGGATGCTGCCCAACTCTTTGCTCACCCCTCCCCATCCAAGTGATCTCCTGATTCCTTCAAGCCAGTACGTAAACGGAAGCGACTTGGAGAATCCCCTCACCCAGCCAGGGAGGACATCGATCGGGAAGACTGCTCCGCTCAGCAGATAGAAAAGCCCGGCAACGCCCTCATTCAAACTCATGCTGTGCCGCGCGACGAGAAGCCCGATCGCGGCCAGAATGATGCCAAGCGCGGCTATCCCTATGATGCCAAGAACAAAGGAAGCAGCAAAGTGGAACGGCATTATGCGT
The window above is part of the Candidatus Eisenbacteria bacterium genome. Proteins encoded here:
- a CDS encoding phosphatase PAP2 family protein, giving the protein MALMKAVALLIFLPVLASGESLDTRLLERIHTGWESRHLTQIMEKTTVLGQAEVGLGLCLILSTYGSEKEKETGKLGFTSLALTGPVVSGLKYAVGRERPYEKTSRANSSFPSGHAAAVFAVSSVIASEYPRLKIPAYVVAGAVAFSRVYLGRHYPSDVIVGSAVGYGIGKLVYAKRKPILALTF
- the corA gene encoding magnesium/cobalt transporter CorA, whose amino-acid sequence is MTRVLVYELEKRSVRQGALEELPSLLSRDDVRIWVDLEKPSEEEAQILSTVFKFHHLAVEDCIGNLNHPKIDDYGEYLYLVIHGVDFYAPKDRFDTQELDIFLGKNYLVTFHYKFSRSVSSNFDKCCENAFFMQKDCEFILYRILDTLADDYMPTLEALDDKIDAIEKGLFENPTQDILSKIFILKKDIMFLKRIVEPQREVLRKVAGGEFPLICSECILLFRDIQDHLFMIYQLTDSYRDAVTGMLEAYLSIASNKLNEVMKVLTVIATIMMPLTLITGIYGMNFEYIPGLKVRVGFFILVGAMVVLSAFMLGLFRRKRWL